AGGTTTTTCCCATGTACAGGAACACGCCGCCCTCGTTGCCGCCGACGGCGATGTGATCCTTGTCGATAACGTTGAGACGACCGCGCAGGAGGACCTTCGTATCGATACGCCGCGTCTCGGAGCCTGTCGTGCGGTCGATGAACGCGATTCCGTCCGGGGAACCGGTGATGACGGCGAATTCGTTTCCGAGCAGAAACAGATCGCCGAGTTTCGCGGCCTTCACGGCATACGAGAGAACCCCGCCGTCCCGAGCGAACCGCTTGACGGCTTTCTGAACGCTGTCGGAAATCCAGATGCCGCCGTCGGCGTCGACGCGGAACCCGCCGGGGCCCATGAACGGGCCTTCCGGCAGTTGCCCTCTGTCCTGGAAGATGATGCCGAGCCGGCCGATCCCGTCACCCCAGGAGATTTCCCGCACGACGGGACAGGAAAGAGGCTCTGCGCAGGCGAACGCCGGAATCAGGAACAGCAGGAGGAACGCCCGCAGAAACAGCTTCATGCCGTCAGCTTCTTCCGGACGTCGTCCATCCCCTTCATTCTATATGTGCCTTTATAATATTGAATCTTTTCGGCGGGAAGAATGCAGTTGTAGGGGACGTCGCCCATCATGACGACGTGGATGTTGCCGTTCACGTCCGTTCCGCGGTAGATCGCCGAGTGGCCGTATCGGTTGTGACCGTAGTCGAACAGAATCATGTCTCCGACACGCGCGTCGGGCGGCGGGGGCGGGCGGAACCCGGGGTTGATCTCCTTCGAATACGCGCTCGACGAGAGGCCGCCTGCCGAGGTGCGGCCCTGGATGGGCCACGATACCCCGGCCTGCTTGAAGGTATCCATCTGGACGCGCTGGACGAAGCCGCTGCAGTCGATGCCGCCGATCTTCTGGAACTCGGCATAGGCGGCGTTCGACTTCCACTTCCAGGTGCTGATGTCGACGAAATCCTCGTAGTATTCGCTCGATTCGAGGCCGATGCGGTTCCCGTTCGCCTTTTTCTTTCTGTATGTCGCCACATCGTCGAAGCCGCCGAACTTGAAATACACCGGTTCGTCGATGTACGGTCTGGTCGCGGCATCGATCACCTGCGAGAATGCCTCATCCTCGAGGGTGCGCTCGATCTTCGCGAGCTGGGCTTTCGCCTCGGCGTATTTCCCGAGCTGATACAGCGATTTGGCCATCAGGTATTTCGCCCGGAGCGGGTTCGACGCGTCGTCCTGCGCCAGTTCGTATGCCTTCTGCCAGTCGCCTTTCTGGTAGGCGGCCCACGCTCTTCCGAGTTTGTAATACGTGTGAATTCCCGAGTAATCGAGAACCGTCTTCGACAGGTGTTTGTCCCACCGGGCAAAACTCTTGTCGAGAGCGGCCTTGTCGGCACTCGTCGCGGGCAGGGGCGATATCCCGGAGCCGTCGGCGAGAAGGTCGGCGCGAACCCAGCCCTTCAGGCCGTTTCCGAAGATGACCTGGTTCCAGCCGTTCTTTTCAGCGACG
Above is a window of Candidatus Ozemobacteraceae bacterium DNA encoding:
- a CDS encoding SH3 domain-containing protein; amino-acid sequence: MYSRARWMPAAGAIAAIALMFACSSLHAQTSPFGGSQVQVTSSSSDASGGRGVVSIGESWVNVRSGPGTNNAILKTLPRGSVGYVVAEKNGWNQVIFGNGLKGWVRADLLADGSGISPLPATSADKAALDKSFARWDKHLSKTVLDYSGIHTYYKLGRAWAAYQKGDWQKAYELAQDDASNPLRAKYLMAKSLYQLGKYAEAKAQLAKIERTLEDEAFSQVIDAATRPYIDEPVYFKFGGFDDVATYRKKKANGNRIGLESSEYYEDFVDISTWKWKSNAAYAEFQKIGGIDCSGFVQRVQMDTFKQAGVSWPIQGRTSAGGLSSSAYSKEINPGFRPPPPPDARVGDMILFDYGHNRYGHSAIYRGTDVNGNIHVVMMGDVPYNCILPAEKIQYYKGTYRMKGMDDVRKKLTA